The proteins below are encoded in one region of Clostridium fermenticellae:
- a CDS encoding DegT/DnrJ/EryC1/StrS family aminotransferase: MNKKIPFSPPDIGEAEINAVVEVLKSGWITTGPKCAEFEKKIAEYCKSNSSLAVNSNSAGLELVLKEFNIKSGDDVITTPYTYTATASAAVRRGIRPILVDIEKDSFLIDLNKLADAITPNTKAIYTVDVAGVPIDYDAVRKILKDKNREDILFVSDSAHSFGAKYKGKRVGSQADFHVFSFHAVKNFTTAEGGAITFNNNSKFGNKNLYKDFKLETLHGQSKDALSKMQAGAWKYDIVTDGGKCNLTDICAAIGLAQFPRYEGMLKKRKAIFDLYTRYLSEKDWAIVPFTKDDIRETSYHLYLLRIKDFTEDQRNEVIKMLAEKDIATNVHYTPLPMFTLYKKLGYDIKNYPNAYDHYANEISLPVYSLLELDDAEYVVKELISAVEKVMK, encoded by the coding sequence ATGAATAAAAAAATACCATTTTCACCACCAGATATAGGAGAAGCTGAAATAAATGCAGTTGTAGAAGTATTAAAGTCTGGCTGGATCACTACAGGTCCAAAATGTGCCGAATTTGAAAAAAAGATAGCTGAATACTGCAAAAGTAATTCATCACTTGCTGTAAACAGTAATTCTGCAGGACTTGAACTTGTATTAAAGGAATTCAATATAAAATCCGGAGATGACGTCATAACAACCCCTTATACCTATACTGCAACTGCAAGTGCTGCTGTAAGACGCGGAATAAGGCCAATACTTGTTGACATAGAAAAAGACTCATTTTTAATTGATTTAAATAAATTAGCAGATGCCATAACACCAAATACAAAGGCCATATATACAGTGGATGTTGCAGGAGTTCCTATAGACTATGACGCTGTAAGGAAAATACTAAAGGATAAGAATCGTGAGGATATACTTTTTGTATCAGATTCTGCACACTCTTTTGGTGCAAAATATAAAGGAAAAAGAGTAGGTTCCCAGGCTGATTTTCATGTTTTCTCTTTCCATGCAGTAAAGAACTTTACAACTGCTGAAGGAGGAGCTATAACATTTAACAATAATTCTAAATTCGGAAACAAGAATCTATATAAAGACTTTAAATTAGAAACTCTCCATGGTCAATCAAAAGATGCTCTTTCAAAGATGCAGGCAGGTGCATGGAAATATGACATAGTTACAGATGGAGGAAAATGCAATTTAACTGATATATGTGCAGCTATTGGTCTGGCACAATTCCCAAGATATGAGGGAATGCTTAAAAAACGTAAGGCAATATTTGATTTATATACTAGATATCTATCGGAAAAAGATTGGGCTATAGTACCATTTACAAAAGATGATATAAGAGAAACCTCATATCATTTATACCTTCTTCGCATAAAAGACTTCACTGAAGATCAGAGAAATGAAGTTATAAAAATGCTTGCAGAAAAAGATATCGCAACTAATGTTCACTATACTCCTCTACCAATGTTTACACTTTATAAGAAATTAGGATATGATATAAAGAACTACCCAAATGCATATGACCACTATGCAAATGAAATTTCTTTACCAGTTTATTCTCTTCTTGAATTGGATGATGCAGAATATGTAGTTAAAGAATTGATTTCTGCTGTAGAAAAGGTCATGAAATAA
- a CDS encoding DegT/DnrJ/EryC1/StrS family aminotransferase produces the protein MKVNFFTPTREYLEKKDEFNKAISDVLESGNFIFGSQVSELEEEIKKYTGAKHAVAVASGTDALLISSHALGFKDGDEIITSPFTFLASTSCIAKLNAKPVFVDIDENTFNLDADKIEERITSKTKSILPIHLFSQMADMDKIMDIASKHNLTVLEDAAEAFGMQWGGSINKFRHSGTIGDIGIYSFFPTKTLGGYGDGGMIVTNNDTLAETARMLRVHGASKKYHYDYIGYNSRLDSIQAAVLLVKLKYIDNAIEHRQKVANWYKDRLSDLEYIKLPTIKGNQKPVFYAFNTLVEKRDELNNYLKENEIGTSIYYPIPLHLQKCFNYLGYKKGDFPVAEKLSNKALALPIYPEITENEVDFVCETIRKFYSK, from the coding sequence ATGAAAGTTAATTTTTTTACACCTACAAGAGAATATTTAGAAAAAAAGGATGAATTTAATAAGGCAATATCAGATGTTCTTGAGAGCGGAAATTTCATATTTGGATCTCAGGTATCAGAGCTTGAAGAAGAAATAAAAAAATATACCGGCGCCAAACATGCAGTAGCTGTAGCCTCCGGGACTGATGCTCTTTTAATTTCTTCTCATGCACTTGGATTTAAAGATGGAGATGAAATAATAACTTCTCCCTTTACATTTTTGGCTTCAACTTCCTGTATAGCCAAATTAAATGCTAAACCAGTGTTCGTTGATATAGATGAAAATACTTTTAATTTAGATGCAGACAAAATAGAAGAAAGAATAACTTCAAAAACCAAAAGTATACTTCCAATACATCTTTTTTCACAGATGGCTGATATGGATAAAATCATGGATATAGCATCAAAACACAATTTAACTGTATTAGAAGATGCTGCAGAAGCCTTTGGAATGCAGTGGGGCGGATCAATAAATAAATTCAGACACTCTGGTACTATAGGCGATATTGGTATATATTCATTCTTCCCTACAAAAACTCTTGGAGGATACGGCGATGGTGGAATGATAGTAACCAATAATGATACTTTAGCTGAAACTGCTAGAATGCTTAGAGTTCATGGTGCTTCTAAAAAATATCATTATGACTATATAGGCTATAATTCAAGACTTGATTCAATACAAGCTGCTGTGCTTTTAGTCAAACTTAAATATATAGATAATGCTATAGAACATAGACAGAAGGTTGCAAACTGGTACAAAGACAGACTTTCTGATTTAGAATATATAAAACTTCCTACAATTAAAGGAAATCAGAAACCAGTATTCTATGCATTTAATACATTGGTTGAAAAAAGAGATGAACTTAATAACTACTTAAAAGAAAATGAAATTGGAACTAGTATATACTATCCAATACCGCTTCATCTTCAAAAATGTTTTAATTACCTGGGATATAAGAAAGGTGATTTCCCTGTAGCAGAAAAACTTTCAAACAAAGCTTTAGCTCTTCCTATATATCCTGAGATAACTGAAAATGAAGTTGATTTTGTATGTGAAACTATAAGAAAATTTTATTCCAAATAA
- a CDS encoding metallophosphoesterase family protein, protein MRIAVISDIHGNLEAIKTAYLDILERNADNIICLGDLTGYGPYPNEVVDFIREKRILVTLGNYDASVYERKFNYIRDNEINKFCMPWTADRLTKRNIEYLKSLPERMTLKYGRKEICFAHGSYRDINEYLNEDYEKLDEVMKDFFGDVLVCGHTHIPYKKIFGEKLLLNDGSIGKPKIGRPNGTYLILDINNENIKVEFIEFKYDTNKTADAMRKEGLPLSCIEGIMTGIE, encoded by the coding sequence ATGAGAATAGCAGTTATATCAGATATTCATGGAAATTTAGAGGCGATTAAAACCGCGTATTTAGATATTTTGGAGAGAAATGCGGATAATATAATATGCCTTGGGGATTTAACAGGATATGGTCCTTATCCAAATGAAGTTGTAGATTTTATACGGGAAAAAAGAATATTAGTAACACTTGGAAATTATGATGCATCTGTTTATGAAAGAAAATTTAATTATATAAGAGATAATGAAATAAATAAATTTTGCATGCCATGGACAGCGGATAGACTCACAAAGAGGAATATAGAATATTTAAAATCACTTCCTGAAAGAATGACACTAAAGTATGGAAGGAAAGAAATATGTTTTGCACATGGGAGTTACAGGGATATAAATGAGTATTTAAATGAGGATTATGAAAAACTAGATGAGGTTATGAAAGACTTTTTTGGAGATGTGTTAGTTTGTGGACACACACATATACCATATAAGAAAATATTTGGAGAAAAACTATTACTGAATGATGGAAGTATTGGAAAGCCTAAGATAGGAAGGCCAAATGGAACATACCTGATACTTGATATAAATAACGAAAATATAAAAGTTGAGTTTATAGAATTTAAATATGATACTAATAAAACAGCAGATGCGATGAGAAAAGAAGGATTACCGCTTTCTTGTATAGAAGGTATAATGACAGGTATTGAATAA
- a CDS encoding M48 family metallopeptidase — protein MSKKLLFVISSIIVVFVIFAFSVKITENMNDAKLMNDYTYQSIDNGIKKPTVKALEYHRTQVNKWLLGLVLSFIVPFALLISGFSSYIRDLSFKRTGVVFLAFFIYFLIYECITTIVELPFDYYGSFVLKHLYGLSNQTLLKWILDLIENLAITVIVGSVFIYFVYTLMRRVPNLWWLVLGILMIPIIAFVTLVSPMYIDPIFNKYCKIQDVTLENKINFELKRVGIEKCNVYEVNKSIDTNEMNAYMTGILNSKRIVIWDTTLKKLTDREVLCILAHEMGHYVMNHIWKGIILGGVLSIFIFYLVNKAALFVIGNSNFGFNKIYDMASLPLIIILLNLCMFIISPAINSYSRHVEHEADVFELELTKDNDAAVSSTVKLHQNSLILPSPGIIYKLWNYDHPTFKERVEFENMYKPWENGQELNYKKYIKSDM, from the coding sequence ATGTCAAAGAAACTTTTATTTGTAATAAGCTCTATTATAGTTGTATTTGTTATCTTTGCATTTAGCGTAAAGATAACAGAAAATATGAATGATGCTAAACTTATGAATGATTATACATATCAGAGTATAGATAATGGAATTAAAAAACCTACAGTAAAGGCTCTTGAATATCATAGAACACAAGTAAATAAGTGGCTTTTGGGTCTTGTACTTAGTTTTATAGTACCATTTGCGCTTTTGATCTCAGGATTTTCGTCTTACATAAGGGACTTGTCATTTAAAAGAACAGGAGTAGTGTTCTTGGCGTTCTTTATATATTTTTTAATATATGAATGTATAACTACAATTGTTGAACTGCCATTTGATTATTATGGATCATTTGTGTTAAAGCATTTATATGGTTTATCAAATCAAACTTTATTAAAGTGGATTTTAGATTTGATTGAAAATTTGGCAATAACCGTAATTGTAGGATCAGTTTTTATATATTTTGTATATACACTTATGAGAAGAGTTCCCAATCTATGGTGGCTTGTTCTTGGAATACTTATGATACCCATAATAGCTTTTGTGACACTTGTGAGTCCAATGTATATTGATCCAATATTTAATAAATACTGCAAAATACAAGATGTTACTTTAGAAAATAAAATAAATTTTGAGCTAAAAAGAGTTGGAATAGAAAAATGTAATGTATATGAAGTTAATAAAAGTATTGATACAAATGAGATGAATGCTTATATGACGGGAATTTTAAATAGCAAAAGGATAGTTATTTGGGATACTACACTTAAAAAGCTTACAGATAGAGAAGTCCTTTGTATTTTGGCACATGAGATGGGACATTATGTTATGAACCATATATGGAAAGGAATAATTTTAGGAGGAGTACTGTCAATTTTTATATTTTATCTTGTAAATAAGGCGGCTCTCTTTGTAATAGGAAATTCTAATTTTGGATTCAATAAGATATATGATATGGCATCGTTACCTCTTATTATAATATTATTGAATTTATGTATGTTTATAATATCTCCCGCAATAAACAGTTATTCAAGACACGTAGAGCACGAAGCAGATGTATTTGAATTAGAACTTACAAAAGATAATGATGCGGCGGTATCATCTACTGTAAAGCTGCATCAAAATAGTTTGATTTTACCTTCCCCGGGAATTATATATAAACTATGGAATTATGATCACCCAACCTTTAAAGAAAGAGTTGAATTTGAAAATATGTATAAACCATGGGAAAATGGGCAAGAACTTAATTATAAGAAATATATAAAAAGTGATATGTGA
- a CDS encoding sensor histidine kinase, producing MFRKLKIELILINLILTSILLLTIFSGIYVLMKSSFDHSAYMMMDKTLQMEHIKEGERGQKGPNPMVFIIKTDNKKNIIYIESNFKLTDNEFKTLKDRALKSDLKRGSITYNNLNLRYVRIHKDYGFAIVFQDKSFDNGALNSLIKISIIVCIVSLIVVFIISLLLSNIALKPIINVWEKQKAFVADASHELRTPLSVIRTNLDLVLDNHEETVGSQEKWLNNIKTETQRMTKLIEDLLFLARSDSGKKSLMRLKFDLSSVIIRSVTAFEPIAIQNSIKLKYNVLNGIRFNGNEGRINQLMVILIDNAIKHTPEGGTIKVNMNIVKNKINIIVSDTGEGIEEEYLDKIFERFYKVDKSRAKREGEGHFGLGLSIAKTIVDELNGDISVSSKPNEGATFKVVFKLA from the coding sequence AAATTTGATTTTAACTAGTATTCTACTTTTAACTATATTTTCTGGTATATACGTACTTATGAAAAGCAGTTTTGACCATTCTGCGTATATGATGATGGATAAAACGCTGCAAATGGAACATATAAAGGAAGGAGAGAGGGGACAAAAGGGACCTAATCCCATGGTTTTTATTATAAAGACAGATAATAAAAAAAACATAATATATATTGAAAGTAATTTTAAACTTACAGATAATGAATTTAAAACACTTAAAGACAGGGCATTAAAGAGCGATCTTAAGAGAGGCAGCATTACATATAACAATCTTAATCTTAGATATGTTAGAATTCATAAAGACTATGGATTTGCAATAGTATTTCAGGATAAATCATTTGATAATGGGGCTCTTAATAGCCTTATAAAAATATCAATAATTGTGTGCATAGTAAGCCTTATAGTTGTATTTATAATAAGCTTGTTATTGTCAAATATAGCACTTAAACCAATAATAAATGTATGGGAAAAGCAGAAAGCTTTTGTTGCGGATGCGTCACATGAACTGAGAACACCACTTTCAGTTATTAGAACAAATCTGGATTTGGTTTTAGATAATCATGAAGAAACTGTAGGCAGTCAGGAAAAATGGCTTAATAATATAAAAACAGAAACTCAAAGAATGACAAAATTGATAGAAGATTTACTTTTTCTTGCAAGATCTGACTCCGGTAAAAAATCTCTTATGCGCTTAAAATTTGATTTGAGTTCTGTAATCATAAGGTCAGTGACAGCATTTGAACCGATTGCAATTCAGAATAGTATAAAGCTTAAATACAATGTATTAAATGGTATAAGATTCAATGGAAATGAAGGCAGAATAAATCAACTTATGGTGATTTTGATTGATAATGCAATAAAACATACACCAGAAGGTGGGACTATTAAAGTAAATATGAATATAGTTAAGAACAAAATTAACATAATAGTTTCAGATACAGGAGAAGGTATAGAAGAGGAATATCTTGATAAAATATTTGAAAGATTCTATAAGGTTGATAAATCAAGAGCTAAAAGAGAAGGAGAAGGTCATTTTGGACTTGGACTTTCTATTGCAAAAACAATAGTTGATGAACTTAATGGGGATATAAGTGTATCAAGTAAGCCAAATGAAGGAGCTACCTTTAAAGTTGTGTTTAAATTGGCCTGA